A genomic window from Lotus japonicus ecotype B-129 chromosome 1, LjGifu_v1.2 includes:
- the LOC130731464 gene encoding pumilio homolog 23, whose protein sequence is MVSVGSKAMGHHVHDCESHRRNKKKQHQHQHQQHHPNKGGGSSFHSNKRTFTPASRVRKQIDPETTTYFSEIANRLESEEVELEERSLICANALEETRGKEFEIATDYILSHTLETILQGSDVDSLCAFLKTCANDFPSIATDQSGSHVAQTAINSLALHLQDPLVEDALTIICKVIAANSVDVMCNCYGSHVLRSLLCLCKGVPLDKTGYYMSKSTTALADRFNFKDFPSKKDDAADFQSGYPNLLRSLVSEMLKQARKCIKALQVDQFSSLVFQTTLRVLAGNDEELLHVIPVILGCKNQNNAEGNFIETTVVPQLLSLFKEAEFSHLMEVVLEVSPKALFNELFTKVFRNSLFELSSHQHGNFVVQALISHANNQDLMELIYEELAPNMEGLFQMGRSGVVASLIAACERLHVNEHKCCEVLAKTVCLADDSPKWIVPRLLFLDSYFTCEDKSNWSWRSGARMNVMGSLILQAIFRFKSEYIQPYITSITSMEATHVLEAVRDAKGSHVIEAFLCSGASGKQKRRLVTKLQSHFGEVALNSSGAFTIEKCFTSCNLSLREAIVSEILAVRSELSKTKQGSYLLRRLDVDGYVTSPDHWRSKQTSKESTYKDFYATFGSNDTKSSKTDGFLSDTFSKSIPKTVKEMRKEIDQSLGPAASFLSTDGFKRNPKKEKQKNKKNAQIGGDDDNSSRKSKRSRRVESGDDITSNPASKKTLKKRQRDGDVSEVFVKKLKASDK, encoded by the exons ATGGTTTCCGTTGGTTCGAAAGCAATGGGCCACCACGTTCACGACTGTGAATCCCACAGACGTAACAAGAAGAAGCAGCACCAGCACCAGCACCAGCAGCACCACCCAAACAAAGGTGGCGGTTCTTCCTTCCATTCCAACAAACGCACCTTCACTCCCGCATCTCGTGTTAG GAAACAGATTGACCCTGAAACAACTACCTACTTCTCAGAAATCGCTAATCGACTTGAAAGTGAAGAGGTTGAATTGGAGGAACGCTCACTTATATGTGCTAATGCCCTCGAAGAAACCAgaggaaaagaatttgaaattgctACTGATTATATTCTAAGCCACACTCTTGAAACCATCCTCCAAGGCTCTGATGTAGACAGCCTCTGTGCCTTCCTCAAGACTTGTGCCAACGACTTCCCCTCTATTGCCACGGATCAATCTGGTTCCCATGTAGCCCAGACCGCCATTAACTCTCTAGCTCTTCATCTTCAAGACCCTCTCGTTGAGGATGCTTTAACCATCATATGCAAG GTGATTGCAGCTAATTCTGTTGATGTAATGTGTAACTGTTACGGTTCTCACGTGCTTCGAAGTCTTCTTTGCCTTTGTAAAGGAGTGCCATTGGATAAGACTGGATACTATATGTCAAAATCAACAACAGCTCTAGCTGACCGCTTCAATTTCAAAGACTTTCCTTCAAAGAAAGATGATGCAGCAGATTTTCAGTCTGGGTATCCAAATTTACTGAGATCACTTGTTTCAGAGATGTTAAAGCAAGCTAGAAAATGCATCAAGGCCTTGCAAGTTGACCAATTCAGCAGCTTGGTTTTTCAG ACTACTCTAAGGGTGCTTGCAGGCAATGATGAAGAGTTGCTACATGTGATTCCTGTCATTCTTGGATGCAAAAATCAGAATAATGCAGAGGGAAATTTTATAGAAACTACAGTTGTGCCGCAGCTCTTGAGTTTGTTCAAAGAAGCTGAATTTAGCCATCTAATGGAG GTTGTTTTGGAAGTATCTCCCAAGGCCTTGTTCAATGAATTGTTCACAAAAGTATTCAGGAATTCCTTGTTTGAGTTATCATCTCATCAACATGGGAACTTTGTTGTTCAAGCATTGATTTCCCATGCAAACAATCAAGATCTG ATGGAGTTGATCTATGAAGAACTCGCTCCAAATATGGAGGGTCTTTTCCAAATGGGAAGGTCAGGAGTGGTTGCTTCACTTATTGCTGCCTGTGAAAGGCTTCATGTTAATGAACACAAG TGCTGTGAAGTCCTTGCAAAAACAGTGTGTTTAGCAGATGATTCTCCAAAGTGGATTGTCCCAAGACTACTATTTCTTGATAGTTATTTCACCTGTGAAGATAAATCCAATTGGAGCTGGCGAAGTGGCGCTAGAATGAATGTTATGGGCTCTCTTATCCTGCAAGCAATATTCCGGTTTAAAAGC GAATATATACAACCTTACATCACCAGTATAACCTCCATGGAAGCAACTCATGTGCTTGAAGCAGTGAGAGATGCCAAAGGATCACATGTTATTGAGGCTTTTCTGTGTTCAGGTGCTTCTGGAAAGCAGAAGCGCAGATTAGTTACAAA ACTACAAAGTCATTTTGGAGAGGTAGCACTCAACTCATCAGGTGCTTTTACCATTGAAAAATGCTTCACTTCCTGTAATCTGTCACTAAGAGAGGCTATAGTGTCTGAGATATTGGCTGTCCGAAGTGAGCTTTCCAAGACAAAGCAGGGCTCTTACCTATTAAGGAGACTAGATGTTGACGG ATATGTTACAAGTCCTGATCATTGGAGGTCAAAACAAACATCCAAAGAATCTACTTACAAAGATTTCTATGCCACGTTTGGCTCCAATGATACAAAGTCGTCAAAAACTGATGGCTTTCTTTCTGACACTTTTAGTAAATCAATTCCAAAAACTGTAAAGGAAATGAGAAAAGAAATTGACCAATCCCTAGGTCCTGCTGCATCATTTCTGAGCACAGATGGGTTTAAGAGAAAcccaaaaaaagaaaagcagaaaaataagaaaaatgctCAAATTGGTGGCGATGATGATAACTCCAGTAGGAAAAGTAAAAGGTCTAGAAGGGTTGAAAGTGGAGATGATATTACCTCTAATCCGGCGTCCAAGAAGACTCTAAAGAAACGGCAAAGAGATGGTGATGTATCCGAGGTTTTTGTGAAGAAATTGAAGGCATCAGATAAGTAG
- the LOC130731462 gene encoding uncharacterized protein LOC130731462 isoform X1: MPLLAEMTLRAPMPSSYYHAGRDSSWKSMDFDKLQKENFNVGRLNLNKFPFLIKAVATCEPDTLLPKHDKCDLLPNPHSSLDFSDDEPEVALQDCEKLRRMRISKANKGNMPWNKGRKHSAETIQKIKERTRLAMQNPKVKLKLKNLGHAQTTETKQKIGAGVKLRWERRRGMKVVQETCCFEWQNLIAEGSRQGYVGQEELQWNSYEILDEQLKQEWLVSIDQRKRMPGAPGSKRAPKSPEQRRKIAEAIAAKWADPEYRDRVCSALAKYHGIEAGAERKPRRRPSDVARPAKRKTTTDSGDRLKSGPKILNPIRLRKSKSPAYIDPLVNSKLEMIKNIRAQRASEETRQTHAIERARLLIAEAEKAAKALEVAATKSSIAQSSLIETRKLIAEAIQTLESIDTQGVTESNVPSVGLDEISEENGSAFKVLDQSQMAQVNGHSTLSSSDYKFSEDFGEFPLEKPVIGDQELHLTNGCASLPYTLISQMNESSPSNEQREAEQDHCSERKTDPSPTVMGTQSLEDGTLSRSPTVVTRKWVRGRLVEVAEEEK, encoded by the exons ATGCCTTTGCTTG CAGAGATGACACTGAGGGCGCCTATGCCTTCTTCATATTACCATGCCGGAAGAGACTCAAGTTGGAAATCCATGGACTTTGACAAGCTTCAAAAGGAGAATTTCAATGTCGGCCGCCTTAACTTGAACAAGTTTCCATTCCTTATTAAGGCAGTTGCTACCTGTGAACCCGACACTTTGCTTCCCAAACACGACAAATGCGACCTGCTTCCCAATCCTCACTCTTCTCTTGATTTTTCTGACGACGAACCAGAAGTTGCTCTCCAGGACTGCGAAAAGTTGAGAAGAATGAGGATTTCAAAAGCTAATAAAGGCAACATGCCATGGAACAAAGGAAGAAAGCACAGTGCTG AAACTATTCAGAAAATCAAGGAAAGAACAAGGCTAGCAATGCAGAATCCTAAG GTCAAATTGAAGTTGAAGAATCTCGGGCATGCACAAAC CACAGAAACGAAACAGAAGATTGGTGCTGGAGTGAAGTTGCGATGGGAAAGGAGGCGTGGAATGAAGGTGGTACAGGAGACTTGCTGCTTTGAGTGGCAAAATTTAATTGCAGAAGGTTCAAGGCAAGGCTATGTTGGTCAGGAAGAGCTGCAATGGAATTCCTATGAAATCTTGGATGAACAGTTGAAGCAGGAGTGGTTGGTGAGTATTGATCAAAGGAAACGAATGCCTGGGGCACCAGGCAGCAAAAGAGCGCCCAAGTCCCCTGAACAGAGGAGGAAAATTGCAGAAGCCATTGCTGCAAAATGGGCTGATCCT GAATACCGCGACAGAGTTTGCTCTGCATTGGCCAAGTATCATGGCATTGAAGCGGGTGCTGAAAGGAAACCTCGAAGAAGACCAAGTGATGTTGCACGCCCTGCCAAGAGAAAAACAACCACTGATTCTGGCGATAGATTAAAGTCTGGCCCCAAAATTCTTAACCCTATTCGACTCCGAAAAAGCAAATCCCCTGCCTATATAGATCCTTTGGTGAATTCCAAGCTTGAGATGATAAAGAACATTAGAGCACAGAGAGCTTCTGAAGAAACCAGACAAACTCATGCCATTGAACGAGCAAG GCTATTGATTGCTGAGGCTGAGAAAGCTGCCAAGGCTCTTGAGGTTGCTGCGACAAAGAGCTCCATTGCACAGTCTTCTCTCATAGAAACCAGAAAGCTTATAGCTGAAGCTATTCAAACACTTGAATCCATTGATACACAAGGTGTAACTGAGAGTAATGTTCCTTCGGTGGGTTTGGATGAGATCAGTGAGGAAAACGGATCAGCATTCAAAGTTCTAGACCAATCCCAAATGGCCCAAGTAAATGGACACTCGACATTATCATCAAGTGACTACAAGttctctgaagattttggtGAGTTTCCCTTGGAGAAACCAGTTATTGGTGATCAAGAACTTCACCTAACCAATGGCTGTGCTTCACTACCTTATACTTTAATTAGCCAGATGAATGAATCTAGTCCATCAAATGAACAAAGGGAAGCAGAACAGGATCATTGCAGTGAACGCAAAACAGATCCCTCTCCAACTGTGATGGGAACTCAGTCTCTTGAAGATGGGACACTATCTAGATCACCTACTGTAGTAACTAGAAAGTGGGTTCGCGGAAGGCTCGTTGAAGTGGCTGaagaggaaaaataa
- the LOC130731460 gene encoding 26S proteasome regulatory subunit 7 produces the protein MMQEEQPLQVARCPKIINPNSEDAKYVINVKQIAKFVVGLGDKVSPTDIEEGMRVGVDRNKYQIQIPLPPKIDPSVTMMTVEEKPDVTYNDVGGCKEQIEKMREVVELPMLHPEKFVKLGIDPPKGVLCYGPPGTGKTLLARAVANRTDACFIRVIGSELVQKYVGEGARMVRELFQMARSKKACIVFFDEVDAIGGARFDDGVGGDNEVQRTMLEIVNQLDGFDARGNIKVLMATNRPDTLDPALLRPGRLDRKVEFGLPDLESRTQIFKIHTRTMNCERDIRFELLARLCPNSTGADIRSVCTEAGMYAIRALRKTVTEKDFLDAVNKVIKGYQKFSATPKYMVYN, from the exons ATGATGCAGGAGGAGCAGCCTCTTCAG GTAGCAAGGTGCCCAAAGATTATAAATCCAAACTCTGAAGATGCCAAATATGTTATTAATGTCAAACAGATTGCCAAG TTTGTTGTTGGGCTGGGTGACAAAGTTTCCCCCACTGACATAGAGGAAGGGATGCGTGTTGG GGTTGATAGGAACAAGTATCAGATTCAGATTCCATTGCCTCCAAAAATTGACCCAAGTGTTACCATGATGACAGTTGAAGAGAAGCCTGATGTGACATATAATGATGTTGGTGGTTGTAAGGAGCAGATTGAAAAGATGCGAGAA GTTGTTGAACTTCCCATGCTCCACCCAGAGAAATTCGTTAAGTTAGGAATAGATCCTCCAAAGGGTGTTCTTTGCTATGGCCCACCAGGGACTGGCAAAACACTTTTGGCTAGGGCAGTGGCTAATAGGACTGATGCTTGTTTTATAAGGGTTATAGGAAGTGAGCTAGTTCAGAAATATGTTGGTGAGGGTGCTCGCATGGTTCGTGAGCTGTTTCAG ATGGCCCGCTCAAAAAAGGCATGCATTGTCTTTTTTGATGAAGTTGATGCTATTGGAGGTGCACGGTTTGATGATGGTGTTGGTGGTGATAATGAGGTTCAACGTACTATGCTTGAAATTGTGAATCAGCTTGATGGGTTTGATGCTCGTGGAAACATCAAAGTTTTGATGGCAACAAACAG GCCGGACACTCTAGATCCAGCACTACTGCGGCCTGGACGATTGGACCGTAAAGTAGAATTTGGCCTTCCTGATTTGGAGAGTAGGACTCAAATATTCAAGATTCACACAAGAACCATGAACTGTGAAAGGGATATCCGCTTTGAACTTTTAGCTCGGCTTTGCCCAAATTCTACTG GAGCTGATATAAGGAGTGTTTGCACTGAAGCTGGTATGTATGCTATTCGAGCCCTAAGGAAGACGGTAACAGAGAAAGATTTCCTAGATGCAGTTAATAAAGTCATAAAAGGATACCAGAAGTTCAGTGCAACTCCCAAATATATGGTTTACAACTGA
- the LOC130731463 gene encoding RING-H2 finger protein ATL3-like, with protein sequence MSMSDSSSSVASDKLGESPAVEFTGKIMMGAIIVLFMVVVCFLFKHLYDKGFWWRPGGDITTAPQSEPRRPRTGLDPSVLRSLPVVVFQSQDFKDGLECAVCLSELDEGEKARLLPKCNHGFHVDCIDMWFQSHSTCPLCRTSVASHDSDNNLQSSSSDSSSTFPTNVLIWGNDTQISSTTTPTSSLEGSTSQPPQAQLPCSSSSSSHTSCNCSNGNGELVIDIPSQITSSSLSPSASTFAEDELKSPIIGRLRSLKRLLSWDTRLNPLTPRSASSDVEQAGGRQS encoded by the coding sequence ATGAGCATGAGTGACTCGTCGTCGTCCGTGGCAAGTGATAAACTGGGTGAGTCCCCAGCCGTTGAGTTTACAGGGAAGATTATGATGGGGGCTATAATAGTTTTATTCATGGTTGTCGTGTGTTTTCTGTTCAAGCATCTCTATGACAAAGGCTTCTGGTGGCGCCCTGGAGGAGACATCACCACTGCTCCTCAATCCGAACCCCGCCGCCCTAGAACTGGCCTTGATCCTTCTGTCCTCAGGTCTCTACCTGTAGTGGTATTCCAATCCCAAGACTTCAAGGATGGTTTAGAATGTGCAGTTTGCCTCTCCGAGCTTGATGAAGGAGAAAAGGCCAGGCTTTTACCTAAATGCAATCATGGCTTTCACGTTGATTGCATTGATATGTGGTTCCAATCCCATTCTACTTGCCCTCTTTGCAGGACTTCAGTAGCCTCTCATGACTCTGACAACAACCtccaatcatcatcatcagattcttcCTCAACTTTCCCCACAAATGTGTTGATTTGGGGCAACGACACCCAAATAAGTAGTACTACTACACCAACTTCTTCTTTGGAAGGAAGCACTTCTCAGCCTCCTCAGGCTCAGCTACCTTGCTCCTCATCCTCCTCTTCCCATACAAGCTGTAACTGTAGTAATGGAAATGGAGAGTTAGTGATTGATATACCAAGTCAGATCACTTCATCCTCTTTATCACCTTCTGCAAGCACCTTTGCGGAAGATGAGCTGAAATCGCCCATTATAGGGAGGTTGAGATCGTTGAAGAGACTATTAAGCTGGGACACAAGGCTAAATCCTTTGACCCCGCGTTCTGCTTCTTCAGATGTCGAACAAGCAGGGGGAAGACAGAGCTAG
- the LOC130727354 gene encoding uncharacterized protein LOC130727354, protein MRLLAWNCRGLGNPGTVQVLKRLIASQGPDVVFVSETRKSTQEMCAMRRSFGVSNLFPVSCAGTGRARAGGLCLMWSDEVEVQVVHASQNHVLCMVSHPLAQAPVQLLAVYGFSDEQNKHRTWEMVSRYKPLDSSTPWVYLGDFNDILGPEGKLGGGPVNVHRLQNTNHTISVCGLSNAGFRGFRFTGSNKLHEPHNIQERLDYALINERWRDLWPVIEVSHLARHKSDHNPILMACYPCPRGEKQKRIHRFWFEEVWLDQTDECAEVIADSWSASQNIGQKIAVLGSTLDSWGRERFGNIPKKVDDKKTRLQLLQSRVHDEQVVAEMRELERELDVLLEQEEIMWAQRSRANWLQHGDQNTKFFHQKASQRRKRNNIEEIADDRGTRWIDDPNISRVLTDYFINLFATSNPTGLDEATSLVAGRVSSVMSNTLLAPFTREEVEEALFQMHPYKAPGADGFPALFYHKLWHIVGDDVVHFCLQVLSGQLSPEKMSWPEWPYGLKLDMPKAYDRVEWPFLQSVLVQMGFPTSWVSLIMSCVTIVRFQVSSALIEKELTHSNLSGIKIARNAPVISHLLFTYDSVIFAKATLEEAQCVKHILASYEKVSGQVINLDKSMLSCSRNMPSSRFDELQQLLSVKAVESYDKYLGLPTIIDIERMISKFYWSGDASRRGIHWLKWDTLCRSKFDGGVGFRDFKAFNIALVGKNWWRLQRQPKTLLGRLFKAIYFPRSSLCTAKKGSRPSYAWTSIFRTRWVFEEGARWKVGNGNNIDIWRDKWLPDGVPLIYREDLAHNANLKIPLALSPRDDELFWPYNADGLYTTKSGYAFVRQKKMCSAASTSSALPRCKETVWRAARGILPVRKLLRVRGIDVEDSCPLCHSAPESIDPVLLLCPVSKRWWFAATGGLRVQEDTTVQGFLHQIFELHDSTLEALNVAVLWVIWEARNLSIFQGKQPTVEGVLARVQMMKAPPRAPSVVADVRVPPASWLRPPPIPSS, encoded by the exons atgaggCTTTTAGCTTGGAACTGTCGTGGGCTTGGGAACCCAGGGACAGTTCAGGTGCTTAAGAGGTTAATCGCCTCACAAGGTCCCGATGTGGTCTTTGTTTCAGAGACCAGAAAATCTACCCAGGAGATGTGTGCTATGCGACGTTCTTTTGGGGTTTCTAATTTATTTCCAGTTTCTTGTGCAGGTACAGGGCGAGCGAGAGCAGGTGGTTTGTGTCTGATGTGGTCAGACGAGGTGGAGGTTCAGGTGGTTCATGCTTCACAGAATCATGTTCTCTGCATGGTGTCACACCCACTTGCTCAAGCTCCAGTGCAGCTCCTTGCAGTTTATGGTTTTTCGGATGAGCAGAATAAACACCGGACTTGGGAGATGGTATCTCGATACAAACCCCTGGATTCTTCGACTCCTTGGGTTTATCTGGGTGACTTTAATGATATTTTGGGCCCCGAGGGAAAGCTAGGTGGAGGACCTGTTAATGTTCACCGTCTTCAAAATACTAACCATACTATTTCCGTGTGTGGTCTTTCTAATGCAGGTTTCCGAGGGTTTCGGTTCACTGGGTCCAACAAACTCCATGAGCCTCATAATATCCAGGAGCGCCTGGACTATGCTCTTATTAATGAGAGGTGGCGTGATCTTTGGCCAGTGATTGAGGTGTCTCATTTGGCCAGACATAAGTCCGACCATAACCCGATTTTGATGGCTTGTTACCCTTGTCCTCGAGGAGAGAAGCAGAAAAGGATTCATAGGTTCTGGTTTGAAGAAGTTTGGTTGGATCAAACTGATGAGTGTGCTGAGGTAATTGCAGATTCTTGGTCAGCTTCTCAAAACATTGGGCAAAAAATTGCCGTCCTTGGGTCAACTCTTGATAGCTGGGGAAGAGAGCGGTTTGGGAATATTCCAAAGAAGGTAGATGACAAGAAAACGAGGTTACAACTTTTACAAAGTAGAGTTCATGATGAACAGGTGGTGGCCGAGATGCGTGAGCTTGAGAGAGAGCTTGATGTTTTGCTTGAGCAGGAGGAGATTATGTGGGCTCAGCGCTCTAGAGCTAACTGGTTGCAACATGGTGACCAAAATACTAAATTTTTTCACCAAAAGGCTTCCCAGAGAAGGAAGCGTAATAATATTGAGGAAATTGCAGACGATAGAGGCACTAGATGGATTGATGATCCTAATATTTCGAGAGTGCTTactgattattttattaatttgtttGCTACTTCTAACCCTACAGGGCTGGATGAGGCCACGAGCTTAGTGGCAGGGCGCGTATCGTCGGTTATGTCTAATACCTTGCTTGCTCCTTTTACAAGGGAGGAAGTGGAGGAAGCTTTGTTCCAAATGCACCCTTATAAGGCCCCTGGTGCTGATGGTTTTCCTGCGCTGTTTTATCATAAATTATGGCATATTGTTGGGGATGACGTGGTCCATTTTTGTCTGCAGGTCCTTAGTGGACAACTCTCTCCAG AAAAAATGTCCTGGCCGGAATGGCCATATGGCTTAAAATTGGACATGCCTAAAGCATATGATAGGGTCGAATGGCCTTTTCTTCAGAGTGTGTTGGTTCAGATGGGATTCCCAACATCTTGGGTGAGCCTTATTATGAGTTGTGTTACAATTGTTCGTTTCCAG GTGTCCTCCGCTTTGATTGAAAAGGAGTTAACACACTCCAACCTTTCTGGTATTAAGATTGCTCGTAATGCGCCTGTGATCTCACATCTTCTCTTTACATATGACAGTGTTATATTTGCAAAAGCAACCTTGGAGGAAGCACAATGCGTTAAGCATATCCTTGCATCCTATGAGAAGGTTTCAGGTCAGGTCATTAACCTTGACAAATCGATGCTTTCCTGTAGCCGAAACATGCCTAGTTCCCGCTTCGATGAGCTTCAACAGCTTTTGAGTGTAAAGGCGGTGGAAAGTTATGACAAGTATTTGGGGCTTCCAACCATCATTG ATATAGAGCGCATGATTAGCAAATTTTATTGGAGCGGAGATGCCTCCCGGCGGGGTATTCACTGGCTTAAGTGGGATACTTTATGTCGCTCCAAGTTTGATGGAGGTGTGGGTTTCAGGGACTTCAAGGCGTTTAATATAGCACTTGTAGGAAAAAATTGGTGGCGTCTTCAAAGGCAGCCGAAGACTTTGTTGGGTAGGCTTTTCAAGGCAATTTATTTTCCTCGCTCATCTTTGTGTACAGCCAAGAAAGGTAGTCGTCCTAGCTATGCTTGGACTAGTATCTTTCGCACAAGATGGGTGTTTGAGGAAGGTGCTCGTTGGAAGGTGGGAAATGGAAATAATATTGATATCTGGCGGGATAAATGGCTCCCGGATGGTGTTCCTCTTATTTATAGAGAGGATCTTGCTCACAATGCTAATTTGAAG ATCCCCCTAGCTTTGTCTCCAAGGGATGATGAACTCTTCTGGCCTTACAACGCTGATGGCCTTTATACTACTAAGTCAGGATATGCTTTTGTTAGGCAGAAGAAGATGTGTAGTGCAGCTTCAACCTCCTCG GCGCTGCCCAGATGCAAGGAGACCGTTTGGAGAGCAGCTCGTGGTATTCTACCGGTGAGGAAGCTGCTGCGAGTTCGTGGTATTGATGTGGAAGATAGCTGCCCCTTATGTCATTCAGCGCCTGAAAGTATTGATCCCGTCCTACTGTTGTGCCCGGTCTCCAAAAGATGGTGGTTCGCGGCTACAGGAGGTTTGCGGGTTCAAGAGGATACCACCGTGCAGGGATTTTTGCATCAGATATTCGAGCTCCATGACAGCACTTTGGAGGCTCTTAATGTTGCGGTTTTGTGGGTTATTTGGGAGGCTCGTAATCTGAGCATTTTTCAGGGGAAACAACCGACGGTGGAGGGTGTTCTTGCTCGGGTCCAGATGATGAAAGCGCCTCCGCGCGCCCCTTCGGTTGTGGCTGATGTTCGTGTCCCTCCCGCTAGTTGGCTTCGTCCACCTCCCATTCCATCAAGCTGA
- the LOC130731462 gene encoding uncharacterized protein LOC130731462 isoform X2: MPLLEMTLRAPMPSSYYHAGRDSSWKSMDFDKLQKENFNVGRLNLNKFPFLIKAVATCEPDTLLPKHDKCDLLPNPHSSLDFSDDEPEVALQDCEKLRRMRISKANKGNMPWNKGRKHSAETIQKIKERTRLAMQNPKVKLKLKNLGHAQTTETKQKIGAGVKLRWERRRGMKVVQETCCFEWQNLIAEGSRQGYVGQEELQWNSYEILDEQLKQEWLVSIDQRKRMPGAPGSKRAPKSPEQRRKIAEAIAAKWADPEYRDRVCSALAKYHGIEAGAERKPRRRPSDVARPAKRKTTTDSGDRLKSGPKILNPIRLRKSKSPAYIDPLVNSKLEMIKNIRAQRASEETRQTHAIERARLLIAEAEKAAKALEVAATKSSIAQSSLIETRKLIAEAIQTLESIDTQGVTESNVPSVGLDEISEENGSAFKVLDQSQMAQVNGHSTLSSSDYKFSEDFGEFPLEKPVIGDQELHLTNGCASLPYTLISQMNESSPSNEQREAEQDHCSERKTDPSPTVMGTQSLEDGTLSRSPTVVTRKWVRGRLVEVAEEEK; this comes from the exons ATGCCTTTGCTTG AGATGACACTGAGGGCGCCTATGCCTTCTTCATATTACCATGCCGGAAGAGACTCAAGTTGGAAATCCATGGACTTTGACAAGCTTCAAAAGGAGAATTTCAATGTCGGCCGCCTTAACTTGAACAAGTTTCCATTCCTTATTAAGGCAGTTGCTACCTGTGAACCCGACACTTTGCTTCCCAAACACGACAAATGCGACCTGCTTCCCAATCCTCACTCTTCTCTTGATTTTTCTGACGACGAACCAGAAGTTGCTCTCCAGGACTGCGAAAAGTTGAGAAGAATGAGGATTTCAAAAGCTAATAAAGGCAACATGCCATGGAACAAAGGAAGAAAGCACAGTGCTG AAACTATTCAGAAAATCAAGGAAAGAACAAGGCTAGCAATGCAGAATCCTAAG GTCAAATTGAAGTTGAAGAATCTCGGGCATGCACAAAC CACAGAAACGAAACAGAAGATTGGTGCTGGAGTGAAGTTGCGATGGGAAAGGAGGCGTGGAATGAAGGTGGTACAGGAGACTTGCTGCTTTGAGTGGCAAAATTTAATTGCAGAAGGTTCAAGGCAAGGCTATGTTGGTCAGGAAGAGCTGCAATGGAATTCCTATGAAATCTTGGATGAACAGTTGAAGCAGGAGTGGTTGGTGAGTATTGATCAAAGGAAACGAATGCCTGGGGCACCAGGCAGCAAAAGAGCGCCCAAGTCCCCTGAACAGAGGAGGAAAATTGCAGAAGCCATTGCTGCAAAATGGGCTGATCCT GAATACCGCGACAGAGTTTGCTCTGCATTGGCCAAGTATCATGGCATTGAAGCGGGTGCTGAAAGGAAACCTCGAAGAAGACCAAGTGATGTTGCACGCCCTGCCAAGAGAAAAACAACCACTGATTCTGGCGATAGATTAAAGTCTGGCCCCAAAATTCTTAACCCTATTCGACTCCGAAAAAGCAAATCCCCTGCCTATATAGATCCTTTGGTGAATTCCAAGCTTGAGATGATAAAGAACATTAGAGCACAGAGAGCTTCTGAAGAAACCAGACAAACTCATGCCATTGAACGAGCAAG GCTATTGATTGCTGAGGCTGAGAAAGCTGCCAAGGCTCTTGAGGTTGCTGCGACAAAGAGCTCCATTGCACAGTCTTCTCTCATAGAAACCAGAAAGCTTATAGCTGAAGCTATTCAAACACTTGAATCCATTGATACACAAGGTGTAACTGAGAGTAATGTTCCTTCGGTGGGTTTGGATGAGATCAGTGAGGAAAACGGATCAGCATTCAAAGTTCTAGACCAATCCCAAATGGCCCAAGTAAATGGACACTCGACATTATCATCAAGTGACTACAAGttctctgaagattttggtGAGTTTCCCTTGGAGAAACCAGTTATTGGTGATCAAGAACTTCACCTAACCAATGGCTGTGCTTCACTACCTTATACTTTAATTAGCCAGATGAATGAATCTAGTCCATCAAATGAACAAAGGGAAGCAGAACAGGATCATTGCAGTGAACGCAAAACAGATCCCTCTCCAACTGTGATGGGAACTCAGTCTCTTGAAGATGGGACACTATCTAGATCACCTACTGTAGTAACTAGAAAGTGGGTTCGCGGAAGGCTCGTTGAAGTGGCTGaagaggaaaaataa